Proteins encoded in a region of the Quercus lobata isolate SW786 chromosome 8, ValleyOak3.0 Primary Assembly, whole genome shotgun sequence genome:
- the LOC115956508 gene encoding G-type lectin S-receptor-like serine/threonine-protein kinase At4g27290, translating to MDIFVFVVLISNLLLFFFAFSDAADSITKSQFLSDIDNTTLVSKDGGFVLGFFSPGNSSNRYLGIWYNKIPVKTVVWVANRLNPINDSSGMLILNSSGSLVLLSQNTSITRLANSTKEAGSPVVELLDSGNLVLREENEGNPERYLWQSFDYPSDTWLPGMKLGWDLRIGLNRHLSSWKSSDDPSPGELSWGIELHNYPQFVMKNGSQKCFRSGPWNGLFFSGMPELQTTRDYSFTFVYNKDEVQFTFDMAQSSAIITRIVMNQSQYEVYTWVEEKKEWSMLLYLPKDKCDSYNLCGAYGNCIMGESPVCQCVEGFKPKSLQTWNPEEWHKGCERSKKLSCHDKDKIAFVKFVGLKSPDTKDSWVEESMDFEECRDKCLNNCSCTAYTYSNIRYGISGCAMWFGDLFDIRQIADDNSMDVDSQNVYIRMSASEKEVKNKQKMKVIMIVVVAIAVVFGVLLIPYYICKRSNFRGEDLISFDFSDRAIQRGLINKKWTGKGRNKEMELPLFSFSSVSIATNYFSASNKLGEGGFGPVYKGSLLNEQSIAVKRLSRKSGQGWEELKNEAMLIAKLQHKNLVKLLGCCIERNEKILIYEYLPNKSLDYFLFDPIRYGIIDWATRTHIIEGIVQGLLYLHQYSRLQIIHRDLKASNILLDKDMNPKISDFGLAKIFCGNGSQATNRIMGTYGYMSPEYAMEGLFSIKSDIFSFGVLLLEILSGKKNTGFYQSGSINLIGYAWDLWKSNKSLELMDPILGDTPPANVLLRYINIAFLCVQENAADRPTISDVISMFNKEPALLPSPKKPAFSFARGIEDLGSSKKKLEICSVNDVTASILEAR from the exons ATGGACATCTTCGTTTTTGTGGTGTTGATTTCCAAtttgcttcttttcttctttgcatTCTCGGATGCTGCTGATAGCATTACTAAATCTCAATTCCTCAGTGACATTGATAACACAACCTTGGTCTCTAAAGATGGAGGCTTTGTCCTGGGGTTCTTCAGTCCCGGTAATTCCTCTAACCGTTACTTGGGAATTTGGTACAACAAAATCCCAGTTAAGACGGTTGTTTGGGTAGCAAACCGGCTCAACCCAATCAATGACTCGTCCGGCATGTTGATATTAAACAGTTCAGGTAGTCTTGTTCTTCTCAGCCAGAATACGTCTATTACTAGGTTGGCGAATTCAACGAAAGAGGCAGGGAGTCCAGTTGTTGAGCTTTTAGATTCTGGAAATCTAGTGTTAAGAGAAGAGAATGAAGGAAACCCAGAACGCTATTTGTGGCAAAGCTTTGACTATCCTTCTGATACGTGGCTACCTGGGATGAAACTTGGATGGGACTTAAGGATTGGTCTGAATCGGCATCTATCTTCATGGAAGAGTTCAGATGACCCCTCACCTGGAGAACTGAGCTGGGGGATTGAACTTCATAATTACCCTCAATTTGTCATGAAGAACGGCTCCCAGAAGTGCTTCCGGTCCGGCCCATGGAATGGCCTTTTTTTCAGTGGTATGCCAGAGTTACAGACCACCCGGGATTACAGCTTCACTTTTGTCTACAACAAGGACGAGGTACAATTCACATTCGACATGGCTCAAAGTTCTGCAATAATCACAAGAATAGTTATGAACCAATCACAGTATGAGGTCTACACGtgggttgaagaaaaaaaagaatggagcATGTTGTTATATTTACCAAAAGACAAATGTGACAGTTATAATTTATGCGGTGCTTATGGAAATTGTATCATGGGTGAGTCACCTGTCTGTCAATGTGTAGAAGGATTCAAGCCTAAATCACTACAAACATGGAACCCAGAAGAGTGGCATAAGGGATGTGAACGCAGTAAGAAATTGAGCTGCCACGATAAAGATAAAATTGCGTTTGTTAAATTTGTTGGGCTCAAATCGCCAGATACTAAGGATTCTTGGGTGGAAGAAAGCATGGATTTTGAGGAATGCAGAGACAAATGTTTGAACAACTGTAGCTGTACGGCTTATACATACTCAAATATCAGATACGGAATAAGTGGCTGCGCCATGTGGTTTGGGGATCTATTTGATATTAGACAGATTGCAGATGATAACAGCATGGATGTTGATAGTCAGAATGTATATATTCGAATGTCCGCTTCAGAGAAAG AGGTGAAAAACAAGCAAAAGATGAAGGTGATAATGATAGTTGTGGTTGCCATTGCCGTAGTTTTTGGGGTACTCTTGATTCCCTACTACATTTGCAAAAGGTCAAACTTCAGAG GGGAGGACTTGATATCATTTGATTTCAGCGACAGGGCTATACAACGAGGACTAATCAACAAGAAGTGGACTGGAAAAGGTAGAAATAAGGAAATGGAGCTTCCACTCTTCAGTTTTTCTAGTGTATCTATCGCTACAAATTACTTCAGTGCCTCAAATAAACTTGGAGAGGGTGGTTTTGGACCTGTTTACAAA GGATCCTTGCTGAATGAACAATCAATAGCAGTAAAAAGACTCTCAAGAAAATCTGGACAAGGATGGGAAGAGTTGAAAAATGAGGCAATGCTTATAGCCAAACTCCAACACAAAAATCTTGTGAAACTGCTTGGCTGCTGCattgaaagaaatgaaaagatttTGATCTATGAATATTTGCCCAATAAAAGCTTAGATTATTTCCTTTTTG ATCCAATTAGATACGGGATAATAGATTGGGCAACCCGAACTCACATCATTGAAGGGATTGTTCAAGGGCTTCTTTACCTCCATCAGTATTCTAGGTTACAAATCATTCATAGAGATTTGAAGGCTAGCAACATCTTGCTGGATAAAGACATGAATCCTAAGATATCAGATTTTGGATTGGCAAAAATTTTTTGTGGGAATGGGTCACAAGCAACCAACCGAATAATGGGGACTTA TGGCTATATGTCCCCAGAATATGCAATGGAAGGCCTCTTCTCAATTAAATCTGACATCTTTAGTTTTGGAGTATTATTGTTAGAGATCTTGAGTGGCAAGAAGAATACTGGTTTCTATCAGAGTGGCTCTATCAATCTTATTGGATAT GCATGGGATTTGTGGAAAAGCAATAAGTCGTTGGAGTTGATGGATCCAATCCTTGGAGATACTCCTCCTGCAAATGTCCTTTTGAGATATATAAACATAGCATTCCTTTGCGTCCAAGAAAATGCAGCTGATAGGCCTACCATATCAGATGTGATCTCGATGTTCAATAAGGAACCTGCACTTCTACCTTCACCAAAAAAACCAGCATTTTCATTTGCCAGAGGTATCGAGGATTTGGGTTCATCTAAGAAAAAGCTAGAAATTTGTTCTGTAAATGACGTGACAGCCTCAATTTTGGAAGCTCGATAA